A genomic stretch from Hoplias malabaricus isolate fHopMal1 chromosome 4, fHopMal1.hap1, whole genome shotgun sequence includes:
- the LOC136695489 gene encoding overexpressed in colon carcinoma 1 protein isoform X3 yields MGCGNSSATNTTAGAGPAEAAKDVTEEPSTDDEKRRNYGGVYVGLPTDLTTVASSQSKSTRKD; encoded by the exons ATGGGCTGTGGAAATTCCTCTGCAACTAATACTACAGCAGGAG CAGGTCCTGCTGAGGCTGCTAAGGATGT GACAGAAGAGCCCTCAACAGATGATGAGAAAAGAAG GAATTATGGAGGTGTGTATGTTGGACTACCGACAGACCTGACCACAGTAGCATCCAGCCAGTCTAAATCCACACGGAAAG